A part of Aspergillus flavus chromosome 5, complete sequence genomic DNA contains:
- a CDS encoding putative HLH transcription factor: protein MAMPGMGSDFQLFSPAQSSDRRESQTDSMAFPQSSPEDSGQDWTQWMRWDDHSFPETTNEITQSPFDFPFTSPGTSIGKQSLGAVQKSEFSPDISLDCVTNLSFDSFLGQDGGGGLPPHRSSNAGTDMQSAQSTTSGSPMSLAGAKRKSGSDDDGSTVSGLAPPGKKMPSKKRAHNVIEKRYRANLNEKIAELRDSVPSLRASRHLVDEDDGEGVTPANKLNKASILSKATEYIRHLEIRNKRLEDENTALKNRLRQLDKAVDQNVTSAASVSSPSNYTESGASSSPSVFSNAEDVPSDPSPTSLHPPEGMIKVPDAFKRMRAAAPRDESWSQSYIQYPSSGNSSPQPGSRKRSHYPNKYMLGALAGLMVFEGMSSEKKTESTAKGLLAIPVNFFNNLQLPPAGYWVAWARSFWYSWHARAISHFLILATLVVGSAFIVFVYLFNSGGPGLQYSSSKSASATLSSSNFRRQAWLTSIQRVGVPRHTFFHEWYVVTSRCFEYVLRCLLGWKLYSWATGITEEDEKGRVKTWDIAIDAQLAGGDAEVSKSRLVLTIFAAGTLPRSPMRMMLKALHVRILLWRVGDPGSWTFNVSNDVARSLARYQWDLARKMNSSLPEDHPDVLPSHLSALLELDSEEVMIDSVIQRAANLTWNRPTQEGTDGDEALLDVVEEDPAIQSSLDALAAWWSSHLLQRALLRYFEASAGGQDRRKSRDAFKSKLRTALNVAPQPSAAHTRALVMQAVFFEQDRVANINMVLAALPKDKGNTKKAQASNFLDSSLPVSVRDEINIAVRCAMIAAIFTARTTGDTSLPASFTMQKAVSWFNQLPLDPVELTLLGFAATYHLLHVLASDTDYMNSSDSSVPSSPVSRHRSLSDNESDRPAPSHNPKCSPLIPNLSRVASELSYWAKNAYNPAFYGFTSHLVGVVDAECKTLCHSAGVDLIDYSRIQEERSKAIRNKDEKKKKKPRKKSNEDSRQTRWATSNSKPARCPSPESSREVEA, encoded by the coding sequence ATGGCTATGCCTGGCATGGGTAGCgatttccagctcttctccCCCGCCCAGTCTTCGGACAGAAGAGAGTCGCAGACGGACTCCATGGCGTTCCCACAGTCATCCCCGGAGGATTCGGGTCAGGATTGGACACAATGGATGAGATGGGATGACCACTCCTTCCCAGAGACCACCAATGAAATTACCCAGTCGCCCTTCGATTTCCCATTCACCTCGCCCGGCACCTCTATCGGCAAGCAGAGCCTTGGTGCTGTTCAGAAGTCCGAGTTCTCCCCAGATATTTCACTCGATTGCGTGACGAATCTTTCGTTTGACTCCTTCCTAGGCCAGGATGGCGGTGGCGGGCTCCCCCCTCATCGAAGTTCAAATGCTGGCACAGATATGCAGTCTGCCCAGTCGACCACATCTGGATCGCCTATGTCTCTAGCAGGCGCTAAACGCAAGTCCGGTAGCGATGACGATGGATCAACTGTTAGCGGCTTAGCCCCACCCGGAAAGAAGATGCCTTCGAAGAAACGCGCCCACAATGTGATCGAAAAGCGATACCGAGCCAACCTGAATGAGAAAATCGCCGAGCTCAGAGATAGCGTCCCCAGTCTTCGGGCTTCGAGACATCTGGtcgatgaagacgacgggGAGGGTGTCACGCCAGCCAACAAGCTGAACAAGGCCTCTATCCTTTCCAAGGCAACTGAGTATATTCGACATCTGGAAATCCGTAATAAGCGACTGGAAGATGAAAACACTGCTCTTAAGAATAGACTACGGCAATTGGATAAGGCCGTCGATCAGAATGTAACATCTGCGGCCTCAGTTTCTTCACCGAGCAATTACACCGAGTCTGGAGCCAGCTCCTCACCTAGCGTCTTCTCAAACGCCGAGGATGTTCCCAGTGATCCCTCTCCGACCTCTCTTCACCCCCCAGAGGGTATGATCAAGGTGCCCGATGCCTTCAAGCGCATGCGGGCTGCGGCTCCGAGAGACGAGTCTTGGTCACAGTCTTACATCCAATACCCAAGCAGCGGTAATTCATCCCCTCAGCCGGGTAGCCGCAAACGCTCTCACTATCCTAATAAATACATGCTGGGCGCGCTTGCTGGTCTTATGGTTTTCGAGGGAATGAGttcagaaaagaagactGAGTCGACAGCAAAAGGACTCTTGGCTATCCCAGTCAACTTTTTCAACAACCTGCAACTACCACCGGCCGGATATTGGGTTGCGTGGGCTCGGAGCTTCTGGTATTCATGGCACGCTCGCGCTATTTCCCACTTTCTCATCCTTGCCACTCTCGTCGTCGGCAGTGCGTTTATTGTTTTCGTGTACCTTTTCAACTCCGGCGGGCCTGGGCTTCAGTACTCCTCTTCCAAATCAGCTTCTGCCACGCTGTCGTCCAGCAACTTCCGACGTCAGGCTTGGCTGACTAGCATCCAGCGGGTTGGAGTACCCCGGCATACGTTTTTCCACGAGTGGTATGTTGTGACGTCGAGATGTTTTGAATACGTCTTGCGTTGTCTACTAGGATGGAAGCTCTACTCATGGGCCACAGGAATtaccgaagaggatgaaaaaGGTCGAGTGAAGACATGGGACATCGCGATCGATGCTCAACTAGCTGGAGGTGACGCAGAGGTTAGCAAAAGTCGTCTCGTTTTGACCATTTTCGCTGCTGGTACCCTTCCTCGAAGCCCAATGCGAATGATGCTTAAAGCTTTGCATGTTCGCATTTTGCTTTGGCGCGTGGGCGACCCAGGTTCTTGGACCTTTAACGTCTCCAACGACGTTGCGCGTAGCCTGGCCCGGTACCAGTGGGACCTTGCTCGGAAAATGAATTCGTCCCTGCCAGAGGACCACCCGGATGTCCTCCCAAGTCATCTGTCTGCCTTACTCGAGCTTGATAGTGAGGAGGTCATGATTGACAGTGTCATCCAGAGAGCCGCAAATCTCACCTGGAACCGTCCCACCCAAGAAGGGACGGATGGCGATGAGGCCTTACTTGACGTAGTGGAGGAGGATCCTGCCATTCAATCCTCGTTGGATGCGCTTGCTGCTTGGTGGTCTAGCCATCTGTTACAACGAGCCCTTCTGAGATACTTCGAGGCCAGTGCTGGCGGCCAAGACAGGAGGAAGAGCCGCGATGCTTTCAAATCCAAACTCAGAACAGCTCTCAATGTAGCGCCTCAGCCGTCGGCGGCGCATACGCGTGCTCTGGTTATGCAAGCTGTTTTCTTCGAACAAGATCGCGTTGCGAATATTAACATGGTTCTTGCAGCTCTGCCCAAGGACAAAGGAAACACCAAGAAAGCACAGGCTTCAAACTTCTTGGACTCTTCTCTCCCCGTATCTGTTCGTGATGAGATCAATATTGCCGTGCGCTGTGCAATGATTGCAGCCATCTTCACAGCACGGACCACCGGGGATACCTCTCTCCCGGCGTCCTTCACGATGCAGAAAGCCGTTTCCTGGTTTAACCAGCTACCTTTGGACCCCGTTGAGCTAACGCTCCTTGGATTCGCCGCTACCTATCATCTTCTGCACGTTCTGGCCTCAGATACCGACTACATGAATTCATCCGATTCCTCagttccctcttctcctgtTTCTAGACATCGATCCTTGTCTGACAATGAGTCCGACAGACCAGCACCATCCCACAACCCGAAATGCTCGCCTCTGATCCCCAATCTAAGTCGTGTGGCTTCAGAGCTATCGTACTGGGCGAAGAACGCGTATAACCCGGCTTTCTATGGATTTACTTCTCATCTCGTCGGAGTTGTTGACGCAGAGTGTAAAACCCTGTGCCATAGCGCGGGGGTCGATTTGATCGACTATTCTCGTATCCAAGAGGAGCGCAGTAAGGCTATACGGAATaaggacgagaagaagaagaagaagccacGCAAGAAGTCAAATGAGGATTCGCGACAAACCAGGTGGGCGACCTCTAATAGCAAACCAGCCCGATGCCCCAGCCCGGAAAGTTCGCGTGAGGTTGAGGCTTGA
- a CDS encoding glyoxylate/hydroxypyruvate reductase: MPPQFRILHIGDNIKYNHDVYARFSSEFEIIQPSAEEREREEFMRALKERRWGDFHAIFRPFWNTGGEMGRWDRELIPLLPKSVKIMASAGAGYDWADVDVFAEHGIIYCNGAAASSESVADMTIFLILSVFRNLAWSHQAAHSANPQAFADAHKNSPLTARNPRNHVLGIIGLGQIGYMIAQKAHAAFGMKIAYHDLFRKSPEQESRVGATYYKDLESLLADADCVVVATPFAGKTLLTLERFRQFKKGARFINIARGSLVDEEALVQVLDEGHLAAAGLDVHANEPYVHPRLVKHPRVMAMSHNAGGTVDTHIGFERLAMENIEGFLLNGKALTPVNAHLLKSKSSL, encoded by the exons ATGCCCCCCCAATTCCGCATTCTCCACATCGGCGACAACATCAAATACAACCACGATGTCTACGCCCGCTTCAGCTCCGAATTCGAAATCATCCAGCCCAGCGCCGAAGAGCGTGAACGGGAAGAGTTCATGCGGGCCCTGAAAGAGCGTCGCTGGGGGGACTTCCATGCCATCTTCCGGCCCTTCTGGAACACGGGCGGCGAGATGGGGCGCTGGGATCGAGAGTTGATTCCGCTTTTGCCTAAGAGCGTGAAGATCATGGCGTCGGCGGGGGCCGGATATGATTGGGCGGATGTGGATGTGTTTGCTGAGCATG GAATAATCTACTGCAACGGCGCCGCCGCAAGTTCGGAATCCGTCGCCGACATGACCATCTTCCTAATCCTGTCCGTCTTCCGCAACCTGGCCTGGTCCCACCAAGCCGCCCACTCGGCCAATCCCCAAGCCTTCGCCGACGCCCACAAAAACTCGCCCCTCACGGCGCGCAACCCACGCAACCACGTCCTGGGCATCATCGGCCTAGGCCAAATCGGGTACATGATCGCCCAGAAGGCGCACGCCGCCTTCGGCATGAAGATCGCCTATCACGATCTCTTCCGGAAGAGTCCCGAGCAGGAGTCTCGGGTCGGCGCGACGTACTACAAGGATTTGGAATCGTTGCTGGCTGACGCGGACTGCGTGGTTGTAGCGACGCCGTTTGCTGGGAAGACGTTGCTGACGTTGGAGCGGTTTCGGCAGTTTAAGAAGGGGGCGCGGTTTATTAATATTGCGCGGGGGTCGttggtggatgaggaggcgtTGGTGCAGGTGCTTGATGAGGGTCATTTGGCGGCTGCTGGGTTGGATGTTCATGCCAATGAGCCATATGTGCATCCGCGGTTGGTGAAGCATCCCAGGGTTATGGCGATGTCGCATAATGCGGGTGGTACTGTTGATACCCATATTGGGTTTGAGAGGTTGGCGATGGAGAATATTGAGGGCTTTTTGTTGAACGGGAAGGCTTTGACGCCGGTTAATGCCCATTTGTTGAAGAGTAAGAGTTCTTTGtag
- a CDS encoding putative EF-hand calcium-binding domain protein (unnamed protein product), giving the protein MRILCLHGRGTSAQIFKSQTTSFRSRLNNLPITFDFIDAPYPTTPASGIDLFYEPPYYTFWPDDSPTSLQNARTWLLNHIAKNGPYDAVLGFSQGCSLAALTLLLHAHESPLTPPPFKAAIFICGGAPLPLLEELGYTITPEMRSRDTESRKKLSIQADSAAILAKGAERWGGAGDAGEVVDEESVRGEIERCGIGKVKIGVPTVHVYGRKDPRFVAGVQLSGVCEGSVRQCFDHGGGHDIPRSSAVSERLAELVRWVLQEGGVV; this is encoded by the exons ATGCGCATCCTCTGCCTCCACGGCCGGGGCACCAGCGCCCAAATCTTCAAATCTCAAACCA CCTCCTTCCGCTCCCGCCTCAACAACCTCCCCATAACCTTCGACTTCATCGACGCCCCCTACCCCACCACCCCCGCCTCAGGAATCGACCTCTTCTACGAACCCCCCTACTACACCTTCTGGCCCGACGACTCCCCGACCTCCCTCCAAAACGCCCGAACCTGGCTCCTCAACCACATCGCCAAAAACGGCCCCTACGACGCCGTCCTCGGCTTCTCCCAAGGCTGCTCCCTAGCAGCCCTAACCCTCCTCCTTCACGCCCATGAATCACCCCTCACCCCTCCACCTTTCAAAGCAGCCATTTTCATCTGCGGCGGTGCACCGCTCCCCCTCCTCGAAGAACTGGGGTATACCATCACCCCAGAAATGAGATCCCGGGATACAGAGTCACGGAAGAAATTATCCATTCAGGCCGATTCGGCTGCGATTCTGGCGAAGGGGGCGGAGAGGTGGGGTGGGGCTGGTGATGCTGGGGAAgtggtggatgaggagagtGTTCGGGGGGAGATTGAGAGGTGTGGGATTGGGAAGGTGAAGATTGGGGTTCCGACGGTGCATGTTTATGGGAGAAAGGATCCGAGGTTTGTGGCCGGCGTGCAGTTGTCGGGGGTTTGTGAGGGGAGTGTGAGGCAGTGTTTTGATCATGGGGGTGGACATGATATTCCGAGGTCGTCGGCGGTTAGTGAGAGGTTGGCGGAGTTGGTGCGGTGGGTGTTGCAGGAGGGGGGTGTTGTTTAG
- a CDS encoding ferric-chelate reductase (ferric-chelate reductase): MGVDQIGPGKQHTRSDHPPMNPALATPLYVLGGFFVVSFLSRSIIRLRHHRRLREILREDKQEGFARNGALSAFFNKHVFYAPLWSLRHSREFRLLGRIHMGIIPLRLEAVLLLAYFVLNIIFFFVLANWWSGYEETMYQIKYAAGHLCVMNLPALVLTAARNNPLIPMLGLQFDTFNLMHRWIGRLIIGEAVVHMACVVASEAKESDMSKVTHLLWNTPFFIEGFVALIAFMVILFQSTSPIRHAFYEFFLHLHILLAITSFVGLWYHLRGLALQRVLLVTLILWGLDRIGRLGSIIWRNFGKQRTMATVELLPGDVARVDVALARSWTFKPGQYMYLYMPSLGLWTSHPFSVAWTDDRTNLTEKRGSNDSLSILLGGPKREVMSFLIKRRDGFTNKLLEKVNKSMEGRFTASALVEGPFGGLHSLSSYGTVLLIAGGIGVTHPMSYLHEIMSGFSQKSTAVRKVSLIWVIRSIDHLEWIQPWMTSLLNHPALQVPNEQKSHTYFQFPELSLSIQIYLTVSESTDEYSLDESPWTNSAPPSVPISMVFGKPSFDQILESEKTQQVGAMAVSVCGPGGMGDDVRKCVRDNQGTQTIDLYEASFCW; this comes from the exons ATGGGAGTAGATCAGATAGGGCCGGGGAAGCAACACACCCGATCTGACCACCCTCCTATGAACCCTGCTCTGGCCACGCCTCTGTATGTCCTTGGAGGCTTTTTTGTTGTCTCATTCCTCAGCCGCTCTATCATAAGGCTACGACACCATCGACGTCTACGTGAGATCCTTCGAGAAGATAAACAGGAAGGGTTCGCTCGAAACGGTGCTCTTTCAGCGTTTTTCAACAAGCATGTCTTCTACGCACCGTTATGGTCGCTTCGACACAGTCGCGAGTTTCGCCTCCTGGGCCGGATCCATATGGGGATAATCCCACTACGGCTGGAGGCTGTTCTACTGCTTGCCTACTTCGTGCTGaacatcatcttcttctttgtgcTTGCCAACTGGTGGTCGGGTTATGAGGAGACCATGTACCAAATCAAATATGCCGCTGGCCATCTTTGTGTGATGAATCTGCCCGCCCTTGTTCTCACCGCTGCTCGTAACAACCCCCTTATCCCAATGCTAGGGTTGCAGTTTGACACATTCAACCTGATGCATCGATGGATTGGGCGTCTCATCATCGGCGAGGCCGTAGTTCATATGGCCTGTGTGGTAGCCAGTGAGGCCAAAGAAAGTGA CATGTCAAAGGTGACCCATCTTCTCTGGAACACACCCTTCTTCATAGAAGGATTTGTT GCTCTGATTGCCTTCATGGTGATACTGTTTCAGTCCACATCCCCTATTAGACATGCCTTTTACGAGTTCTTCCTTCATCTGCATATTCTACTTGCCATAACATCATTTGTGGGACTCTGGTATCACCTTCGTGGATTGGCTCTTCAACGTGTTCTGCTGGTCACACTCATTCTTTGGGGTCTTGAT AGAATTGGGCGCTTGGGGAGTATTATATGGCGCAATTTTGGGAAACAACGTACAATGGCTACTGTGGAGCTTCTTCCTGGCGATGTAGCTCGCGTTGATGTAGCCCTGGCGCGGTCATGGACATTCAAACCCGGGCAATACATGTATCTCTACATGCCGTCGCTTGGGCTTTGGACGTCGCATCCCTTCTCCGTGGCATGGACAGACGACCGAACAAATTTGACAGAAAAGCGCGGATCCAATGATTCACTCAGCATCTTGTTGGGAGGCCCGAAGCGTGAAGTCATGTCCTTCCTGATTAAGCGACGGGACGGATTTACGAATAAGCTTCTTGAGAAGGTTAACAAGTCGATGGAGGGAAGGTTCACCGCGTCCGCTCTAGTAGAAGGTCCTTTCG GCGGTCTCCATTCTCTATCCTCTTACGGGACAGTCCTTCTGATCGCAGGCGGTATTGGGGTTACGCATCCAATGTCTTACTTACATGAGATTATGAGTGGATTTTCGCAGAAGTCGACGGCTGTTCGGAAGGTCAGCCTGATCTGGGTTATCCGCAGTATCG ACCATCTGGAATGGATCCAGCCGTGGATGACATCTCTCTTAAACCATCCAGCGCTTCAAGTACCGAACGAACAAAAAAGCCATACCTACTTTCAGTTCCCAGAACTATCGCTCTCTATCCAAATATACTTAACGGTAAGTGAAAGCACAGACGAGTACTCACTCGACGAGAGCCCTTGGACCAATTCCGCGCCGCCAAGCGTGCCAATCAGTATGGTCTTTGGCAAGCCATCCTTCGACCAAATCCTAGAGAGCGAGAAGACACAACAAGTAGGAGCGATGGCAGTCAGCGTGTGCGGACCAGGCGGGATGGGCGATGACGTCCGCAAATGCGTTCGGGATAATCAGGGGACGCaaactatagatttataCGAGGCGTCGTTTTGCTGgtag
- a CDS encoding HET and ankyrin domain protein: MRLLKTRKTKAGNFVVKLFTDEQLRGLPYAILSHTWGPDEATLQNINEPSVSSSMGYKKIEQCCSVARKMGYEYVWIDTCCIDKTSSAELSEAINSMFAWYQEAKVCYAYLSDVPHIPFETSRWFTRGWTLQELIAPRYMIFFDRNWKRLGDKRSLARRISECTPIPDSILWGEKDIDTFSTAQKMSWAAERQTSRVEDRAYCLMGLFGVNMPLIYGEREAAFIRLQEEILRISEDHSLFAWKSSDTRAGLLAPSPAAFLDSHDIVPCETFDTFSSPLIISGRGIHLDLCFIGLEQVGLGLAVLQCKKLGGEATSVAVFVRDTSLAFKLERFKRVYCDDFRHLDLKRYHTHQYRMTRMCIESGRITRFKSPRGSKEYNNLAPPHIYPDPKMTQSIDWGSPRVDVYLWLLLTRSNLGAALNAVSNGQTPLSWAAENGLENYVNLLLERGATTEVDDKVIDTPLALASKNGHTAIVKLLLDKGASARAAGSSGKAPLVHGSYAGHEDIVWMLIDKGADVNAKDRHGDTPLIHAARGSNWSIANILIEKGIDINTKDQYGYTPLFYAIRADEVALVKRLIDKGADLNAKDECGYTPLFRATFCDRAYIARVLVDNGANINTKDQDGMTPLAHAVFNNRVDIVNMLLKRGAEIDQAHKYSLALLTYAINTGDQAILNLLETPVERLVRKSHQGILKLFGT, translated from the coding sequence ATGCGTCTCCTCAAAACTAGGAAGACCAAAGCCGGCAACTTCGTGGTTAAGCTATTCACCGACGAGCAACTCCGAGGTCTGCCATATGCAATCCTTTCCCATACGTGGGGTCCAGACGAGGCTACTCTGCAGAATATTAATGAGCCCAGCGTAAGTTCCTCAATGGGCTATAAGAAGATCGAACAATGCTGTTCAGTGGCCCGCAAGATGGGGTACGAATACGTTTGGATAGACACATGCTGCATCGACAAAACAAGCAGCGCAGAGCTATCGGAGGCAATTAACTCCATGTTCGCATGGTACCAAGAAGCCAAGGTATGCTATGCATATCTCTCTGACGTACCGCATATACCATTCGAAACAAGTAGGTGGTTTACCAGGGGATGGACTCTCCAGGAGCTTATTGCTCCGCGGTACATGATATTCTTTGACAGGAACTGGAAGAGGTTAGGTGATAAGAGGAGCCTTGCAAGACGAATATCTGAATGTACTCCCATACCTGACAGCATCCTCTGGGGTGAGAAAGATATTGATACGTTTAGCACTGCACAGAAAATGTCATGGGCGGCGGAACGACAGACATCTAGAGTTGAGGATCGTGCGTATTGCTTAATGGGGCTCTTTGGCGTCAATATGCCGCTAATCTATGGGGAAAGAGAGGCGGCTTTTATTAGACTCCAGGAAGAGATTCTACGCATCTCAGAAGACCATAGTCTATTTGCTTGGAAATCGTCTGATACTCGCGCTGGACTTCTTGCTCCGTCTCCTGCTGCCTTTCTTGATTCCCATGATATTGTCCCATGCGAGACATTTGATACTTTCAGTAGCCCATTGATTATCAGTGGCAGGGGTATTCATCTCGATCTTTGCTTCATAGGCCTCGAGCAGGTTGGACTGGGGCTGGCTGTTTTACAGTGCAAGAAATTGGGTGGGGAGGCTACGTCGGTCGCCGTCTTTGTGCGTGACACCTCTTTGGCATTCAAGTTGGAGCGATTCAAGAGAGTTTATTGTGATGACTTTCGCCATCTTGATCTCAAAAGGTATCACACACACCAATATCGTATGACAAGGATGTGTATTGAAAGTGGTCGCATTACTCGTTTCAAAAGCCCAAGAGGCTCCAAAGAATACAATAACCTTGCGCCGCCCCATATTTATCCTGATCCTAAGATGACACAGAGCATCGATTGGGGTAGCCCAAGGGTAGACGTTTATCTATGGTTGTTGCTTACGCGGAGCAATCTTGGAGCAGCCTTGAACGCGGTTTCGAATGGCCAGACGCCACTATCGTGGGCTGCTGAGAATGGTCTTGAGAATTATGTCAATCTTCTGCTTGAGCGAGGTGCTACTACTGAGGTTGATGACAAGGTGATAGATACGCCCCTAGCCTTGGCATCAAAAAATGGGCATACTGCTATAGTCAAGCTGCTGTTGGATAAAGGCGCTAGTGCTAGGGCAGCTGGTTCGAGTGGGAAAGCACCATTGGTCCACGGCAGCTATGCTGGGCATGAAGATATTGTCTGGATGCTGATTGATAAGGGGGCCGATGTGAACGCAAAGGACCGGCATGGTGACACACCACTGATCCATGCTGCCCGTGGTTCTAACTGGTCTATTGCCAACATACTGATTGAGAAGGGCATTGATATTAACACGAAGGACCAGTATGGTTACACACCATTGTTCTATGCTATCCGTGCTGATGAAGTGGCTTTGGTAAAGAGACTGATTGATAAGGGTGCGGATCTCAACGCAAAGGATGAGTGTGGTTACACACCATTGTTCCGTGCAACGTTTTGTGATAGGGCCTATATTGCAAGAGTACTGGTGGATAATGGCGCCAACATTAACACAAAGGATCAGGATGGTATGACGCCACTGGCCCATGCTGTCTTTAATAATCGAGTCGACATTGTCAACATGCTCCTTAAGAGGGGCGCTGAAATTGACCAAGCGCATAAGTATAGTCTGGCATTATTAACTTATGCTATTAATACCGGAGATCAAGCTATTCTCAATCTGCTGGAAACACCAGTAGAAAGGTTAGTTAGAAAGTCGCATCAGGGCATTCTCAAGCTCTTTGGGACGTAG
- a CDS encoding fructosyltransferase, giving the protein MYIKPFILPALAAVAQAASYSGDLRPQTHFSPPSNFMNDPNGLFYDSKRGVYHLYYQYNPTATVAGNQHWGHATSPDLYHWTNQPIALAGDKPEEYIFSGSAVVDSNNTSGFFPDQDDGVIAIYTVDTPTLETQHIAYSRDGGYTFTKYENNPVIDIGSKQFRDPQVVWHPETQQWVMTIAYAQDLVIGFYTSPNLKDWTHASNFTQEGLPGDQFECPNLVKFSVDRAVSEETSKFVLFISVNPGAPLGGSGTFYVVGDFNGTHFTSEVAQETLFDFSKDNYAAQWYSGIPENEPPVSIGWASNWDYTEEVPTGPLEGWRSAMTLPRAHTLTKVNGVWTVTHSPFEGLSALKGRQLVSKSVHSGDVKANFSGVPSNAVYFDVTLKGIDVAKPTGRVNFNFTSSVSGEFLDGGVSLDDSSFWISRAGTHLFTIEDNGNYTSSSTTTISSFGNGTFSFSGVIDRSVFEVFLGQDGIQSGTMTFFPSSPLDTLAVSAEDLGDRASVSVKAWGLQSGWNSTTASKRFRA; this is encoded by the exons ATGTATATCAAACCATTCATCCTTCCTGCCCTTGCGGCAGTTGCGCAAGCTGCCAGCTATTCTGGAGACCTTCGGCCTCAAACTCActtctctccaccttccAATTTCATGAACGATCCAAACGGTCTCTTCTATGATAGCAAGAGGGGCGTGTATCACTTATACTATCAGT ATAATCCTACAGCGACAGTAGCTGGGAATCAGCACTGGGGTCATGCCACCAGCCCTGATCTATACCACTGGACGAATCAACCTATCGCCCTCGCTGGGGATAAGCCTGAGGAGTATATCTTCTCAGGCTCTGCTGTGGTGGACAGCAACAACACCTCAGGATTCTTTCCCGATCAGGACGATGGCGTCATAGCCATCTACACAGTAGATACCCCGACACTGGAAACACAGCACATTGCTTATTCTCGCGATGGTGGATACACTTTCACCAAGTATGAGAACAACCCGGTCATCGACATTGGCTCAAAGCAGTTCCGTGACCCGCAGGTGGTGTGGCATCCTGAAACTCAGCAATGGGTGATGACTATTGCCTATGCGCAGGACTTGGTCATTGGATTTTATACCTCGCCCAATCTCAAAGACTGGACGCATGCGTCGAATTTCACCCAGGAAGGGCTGCCGGGCGACCAATTCGAATGCCCCAACTTGGTCAAGTTTTCGGTGGATCGCGCTGTGTCTGAGGAGACGAGCAAGTTCGTGCTTTTCATTTCCGTGAACCCTGGCGCTCCTCTTGGAGGTTCGGGAACATTTTATGTGGTCGGCGATTTCAACGGCACCCATTTCACCTCTGAAGTTGCTCAGGAGACACTTTTTGATTTCTCCAAGGACAACTATGCGGCTCAGTGGTATTCTGGTATTCCTGAGAACGAGCCTCCTGTCTCCATCGGGTGGGCTAGCAACTGGGATTACACCGAAGAAGTCCCCACTGGCCCGCTTGAAGGCTGGAGGAGCGCCATGACTTTACCTAGAGCGCACACCCTAACCAAGGTCAACGGAGTCTGGACTGTGACTCACAGCCCGTTTGAGGGCCTTTCTGCTCTTAAGGGCAGACAGCTTGTGAGCAAGAGTGTCCACTCTGGGGATGTGAAGGCGAACTTCTCTGGGGTCCCATCGAATGCAGTATATTTCGATGTGACACTGAAGGGCATCGATGTTGCCAAGCCTACCGGACGCGTAAACTTCAACTTTACCTCCTCTGTATCGGGTGAATTCCTCGACGGAGGGGTGTCTCTGGATGATAGTTCTTTCTGGATCAGCAGAGCTGGAACCCATCTTTTCACGATTGAAGATAATGGAAATTATACATCATCTTCTACAACAACTATCTCCTCCTTTGGCAACGGCACATTCAGCTTCTCGGGCGTTATTGACCGCTCTGTGTTTGAAGTCTTCCTTGGTCAGGACGGGATCCAAAGCGGAACCATGACTTTCTTCCCAAGCTCCCCACTCGATACCTTGGCTGTTTCCGCAGAGGATCTCGGAGATCGGGCTAGCGTTAGTGTTAAGGCTTGGGGCCTTCAGAGCGGCTGGAACTCAACAACAGCCAGTAAGAGGTTCCGCGCCTGA